A genomic window from Brassica oleracea var. oleracea cultivar TO1000 chromosome C8, BOL, whole genome shotgun sequence includes:
- the LOC106310265 gene encoding probable receptor-like protein kinase At5g47070 gives MNCLFMFKSKKPKSRRDLKKENKDKRGRELLQKSAPDLSTTRKNQTSSTSLSLPTPRSLPSPTSIRELYTERQQNRNLRVFSYKELSEATCGFDRKFQIGEGGFGNVYKATINNPTGGDSYSVPHTVAVKRLKKQSQQGHKQWLAEVQLLGVVNHPNVVKLLGYCSEDTERLLVYELMSNLSLEDHLFTRRTPTLPWKQRLEIMLGAAQGLAYLHEIQVIYRDFKSSNVLLDDDFNPKLSDFGLAREGPEGDNTHVTTVRVGTDGYAAPEYVETGHLRKHSDVYSFGVVLYEIITGRRTIERMKPSAEKILLDWVKLYPVNSKSFRVIVDSKLQSKYPVALVSRVAKLADLCLKKNDTERPTMAFVVESLSKIIEESNTGDMRSSIRESTRGVMRA, from the exons ATGAATTGTCTGTTCATGTTCAAGTCGAAGAAACCTAAATCAAGAAGAGATCTCAAGAAAGAAAACAAAGACAAAAGAGGAAGAGAACTATTACAAAAGTCAGCTCCAGATTTATCAACAACAAGAAAGAACCAAACGTCCTCTACTTCGTTAAGCCTCCCAACACCAAGATCTCTGCCGTCTCCAACAAGTATAAGAGAATTGTACACAGAAAGGCAGCAAAATCGAAACCTGAGGGTTTTCTCTTACAAGGAACTCAGTGAAGCCACGTGTGGGTTTGACAGAAAGTTTCAGATAGGGGAAGGTGGGTTTGGTAATGTTTATAAAGCCACCATTAACAATCCCACCGGTGGAGATTCTTATTCTGTTCCACATACCGTCGCCGTTAAGAGACTCAAAAAACAAAGTCAACAG GGGCACAAGCAATGGCTTGCTGAGGTTCAGTTATTAGGCGTTGTTAATCACCCAAACGTAGTGAAGCTCTTAGGATATTGCTCAGAGGACACAGAGAGGCTTTTGGTTTATGAGTTAATGTCTAATCTAAGCTTAGAGGATCATCTCTTCACTAGAAGAACCCCAACTTTGCCGTGGAAACAAAGGCTTGAGATCATGCTAGGTGCAGCTCAAGGATTGGCTTATTTGCATGAAATCCAG GTAATATACAGAGACTTCAAATCATCAAACGTGCTTTTGGACGATGATTTTAATCCGAAATTATCAGATTTTGGTCTGGCAAGAGAAGGTCCCGAAGGAGACAATACTCATGTTACAACCGTA AGAGTTGGAACCGACGGCTATGCGGCTCCGGAGTACGTAGAAACCGGACATCTCAGGAAACACAGCGATGTATATAGCTTTGGGGTTGTTCTGTACGAGATCATCACTGGTCGTCGAACAATCGAGAGAATGAAACCTTCGGCTGAAAAGATTCTTCTAGACTGGGTCAAACTATATCCAGTTAATAGCAAAAGCTTTAGAGTGATCGTTGACTCGAAGCTACAAAGCAAGTATCCAGTTGCTTTGGTCAGCAGAGTGGCTAAACTGGCTGATCTTTGTCTGAAGAAGAACGATACAGAGAGGCCCACCATGGCTTTTGTCGTTGAAAGTCTTAGTAAGATCATTGAAGAATCAAATACCGGAGATATGAGAAGTTCTATTAGAGAATCTACCAGAGGGGTTATGAGAGCATAG